The Chloroflexia bacterium SDU3-3 genome includes a region encoding these proteins:
- a CDS encoding XRE family transcriptional regulator encodes MLEMRSFGTLLRQCRAARDLTQESLSELVGCSPQTLRAFESGRRRPSREMATRLAAALELPQAERGEFVQLARARAPLALADAGAPLPALALPDPAAARPAAPADALIGRGEDLARLESALLHERRRLVTLLGPGGIGKTRLALHAVASLPPSAFDMVAFVALAPVAHASMLVTTIAEAVGCVIAPAQNPEQALLAFLRERATLLVLDNLEHLLVQSQSTAVLALLAAILREAPLAQLLITSRERLRQRDEWVIELTGLALPADERARSIERSAAVALFVERARQIKSDFKLSPANRRAVAQICRMLGGAPLGVELAASWAHVLSCDEIAAEIRHGADMESISDRSLPDRHRSLHAVIDHSWQLLGPDEQLVLLSLSLFRGGAGRDAIAAVLGPEPGGGERPQRALLPLLAALVDKSLLRRQSDATGATRYDLHELVAQYASARLAGQPDVAAAAAERHARFYAGWLAGQDAALKSGEQQRAAQVIIIEMENIRAAWAWACQHGDAHALRQMFFPLDWLYELRGWNAEGEAAFARASAHLHGPVLAGVASESTQICYWLLVAREGWHALRRDPAYAERQMRQAAAAMRGLDPLRGLMHIIKGLAYLQIFAGDYADAEVLLAEALLLARQAGDAWAASVALVVRGVLETLRTDAATARPHLQAALAAARAVGDPRHVTLTLNYLGLSAFGLGQCDEAERACRECLTLAAAHHDRFQMCLALQTLGRVARQRGELSESAWLLGESLSIAREIGDRWLEAQALGHMADLAEAQGNPRQARQHYRAALAVSAAAPLPIALDLLVALAEFELAAQPAAALAALWYAQRHPRVRPQARRRAMVHTDAAPPSPAALALADTFSPDQPAALLALFSA; translated from the coding sequence ATGCTTGAGATGCGGTCTTTTGGCACACTGCTGCGCCAGTGTCGCGCCGCGCGCGATCTTACCCAGGAGTCGCTCTCCGAGCTGGTCGGATGCTCGCCGCAGACCCTGCGCGCGTTTGAGAGCGGGCGGCGTCGCCCCTCGCGCGAGATGGCGACGCGGCTTGCGGCTGCGCTGGAGCTTCCCCAGGCCGAGCGCGGCGAGTTTGTGCAGCTGGCCCGCGCCCGCGCGCCCCTAGCCCTGGCCGATGCCGGCGCGCCCCTCCCCGCGCTGGCCCTGCCCGATCCTGCTGCCGCCCGCCCCGCCGCCCCCGCCGACGCCCTGATCGGTCGCGGCGAAGACCTGGCCCGCCTAGAGTCGGCGCTGCTGCACGAGCGGCGGCGGCTGGTCACGCTGCTTGGCCCGGGCGGCATTGGGAAGACGCGGCTGGCGCTGCACGCGGTGGCCAGCCTGCCACCGTCGGCCTTCGACATGGTGGCGTTTGTCGCGCTGGCCCCCGTGGCGCACGCCAGCATGCTGGTCACCACCATCGCCGAGGCGGTCGGCTGCGTGATCGCCCCTGCGCAGAACCCCGAGCAGGCGCTGCTGGCCTTCCTGCGCGAACGCGCCACCCTGCTGGTGCTTGACAATCTTGAGCACCTGCTGGTGCAGAGCCAGAGCACCGCCGTGCTGGCCCTGCTCGCCGCGATCCTGCGCGAGGCCCCGCTGGCGCAGCTGCTGATCACCTCGCGCGAGCGCCTGCGCCAGCGCGACGAGTGGGTGATCGAGCTGACTGGCCTGGCGCTGCCCGCCGATGAGCGCGCCCGCTCGATCGAGCGCTCGGCGGCGGTGGCACTGTTTGTCGAGCGCGCCCGCCAGATCAAGTCCGACTTCAAGCTCTCCCCCGCGAACCGCCGTGCGGTGGCCCAGATCTGCCGCATGCTGGGCGGTGCGCCGCTGGGGGTCGAGCTGGCCGCGAGCTGGGCGCACGTGCTCTCGTGCGATGAGATCGCCGCCGAGATCCGGCACGGCGCAGATATGGAGTCGATCTCGGACCGGAGCCTGCCCGATCGCCACCGCTCGCTCCACGCGGTGATCGACCACTCGTGGCAGCTGCTCGGCCCCGATGAGCAGCTGGTGCTGCTGTCGCTGTCGCTGTTTCGCGGCGGCGCGGGCCGCGATGCGATCGCGGCGGTGCTCGGCCCCGAGCCAGGCGGGGGCGAGCGCCCCCAGCGCGCCCTGCTGCCGCTGCTGGCGGCGCTGGTCGATAAGTCGCTGCTGCGCCGCCAGAGCGATGCCACCGGGGCGACCCGCTACGATCTGCACGAGCTGGTGGCCCAGTACGCATCCGCGCGGCTGGCTGGACAGCCGGATGTGGCCGCCGCCGCCGCCGAGCGCCACGCGCGCTTCTACGCTGGCTGGTTGGCCGGGCAGGATGCGGCCCTGAAGAGCGGCGAGCAGCAGCGCGCGGCCCAGGTCATCATCATCGAGATGGAGAATATCCGCGCTGCGTGGGCCTGGGCCTGCCAGCACGGCGACGCACATGCCCTGCGCCAGATGTTCTTTCCCCTCGACTGGCTCTACGAGCTGCGCGGCTGGAATGCCGAGGGCGAGGCCGCCTTTGCGCGGGCCAGCGCCCACCTGCACGGCCCTGTGCTTGCGGGCGTCGCCAGCGAGAGCACACAGATCTGCTACTGGCTGCTGGTGGCCCGCGAGGGCTGGCATGCGCTCCGCCGCGATCCAGCCTACGCCGAGCGCCAGATGCGCCAGGCCGCCGCCGCCATGCGCGGTCTCGACCCCCTGCGGGGGCTGATGCATATTATCAAGGGGCTGGCCTACCTGCAGATCTTCGCTGGCGACTACGCCGATGCCGAGGTGCTGCTGGCTGAGGCGCTGCTGCTGGCCCGTCAGGCTGGCGACGCCTGGGCCGCATCGGTGGCGCTGGTGGTGCGCGGCGTGCTAGAGACGCTGCGCACCGATGCGGCCACGGCCCGCCCGCACCTGCAGGCGGCCCTTGCGGCGGCGCGGGCCGTGGGCGACCCGCGCCACGTGACGCTGACGCTCAACTACCTGGGCCTGAGCGCGTTCGGCCTGGGCCAGTGCGATGAGGCCGAGCGGGCCTGCCGCGAGTGCCTGACCCTGGCCGCCGCCCACCACGATCGCTTCCAGATGTGCTTGGCCCTGCAGACGCTGGGACGCGTGGCGCGGCAGCGCGGCGAGCTTTCCGAGAGCGCCTGGCTGCTTGGCGAGAGCCTCTCCATCGCCCGAGAGATCGGCGACCGCTGGCTGGAGGCGCAGGCCCTGGGGCATATGGCCGATCTGGCCGAGGCGCAGGGCAACCCCCGCCAGGCCCGCCAGCACTATCGCGCCGCCCTTGCGGTGTCGGCGGCGGCTCCGCTGCCGATCGCGCTCGATCTGCTGGTGGCGCTGGCCGAGTTCGAGCTGGCGGCGCAGCCAGCTGCGGCGCTGGCGGCCCTCTGGTATGCGCAGCGCCACCCGCGCGTGCGGCCCCAGGCCCGCAGGCGGGCCATGGTGCACACCGATGCGGCCCCGCCTAGCCCCGCCGCGCTCGCCCTGGCCGATACCTTCTCCCCCGATCAGCCCGCCGCATTGCTGGCGCTGTTCAGCGCGTAG
- a CDS encoding ABC transporter ATP-binding protein produces MPSYDYAIEARELGKRFKNGRAETEALAQLSLQVRAGGTYGLIGPDGAGKTTAVRLLLGLLSRTSGESRILGFDSMRDTYRIREQVGYIAQQNVLPADLTVMENMRFFARVQCVDAQQQRQRIPELLDFAGLGSFTDRLAGRLSGGMKKKLALACCLVHAPKVVVLDEPTLGVDPLSRREFWGLLGDLRAAQGLTIFVCTPYMDEAERCTDIGLLYRGRMIASGSPQQIKAMVEGHLIEFAPAPLAPAQQLCATLEGVLETQTYGEKLHVFVDDPARRAGQIAAALAAHGIAHDEIRQIETRMEEAFISLVRRQADSEQPGRVS; encoded by the coding sequence ATGCCTTCCTATGATTATGCGATCGAGGCTCGCGAGCTGGGCAAGCGCTTCAAGAACGGCAGGGCCGAGACCGAGGCGCTCGCGCAGCTCTCGCTCCAGGTGCGCGCGGGCGGCACCTACGGCCTGATCGGCCCCGATGGCGCGGGCAAGACTACCGCTGTGCGGCTGCTGCTTGGGCTGCTCAGCCGCACATCCGGCGAGAGCCGCATCCTGGGCTTCGACTCGATGCGCGACACCTACCGCATCCGCGAGCAGGTGGGCTATATCGCCCAGCAGAATGTGCTGCCCGCCGATCTGACCGTGATGGAGAACATGCGCTTCTTTGCCCGCGTGCAGTGCGTCGACGCTCAGCAGCAGCGGCAGCGCATCCCCGAGCTGCTCGACTTCGCCGGGCTGGGCAGCTTTACCGACCGCCTGGCCGGGCGGCTCTCCGGCGGCATGAAGAAGAAGCTGGCGCTGGCCTGCTGCCTGGTGCACGCACCCAAGGTGGTGGTGCTGGATGAGCCAACCCTGGGCGTCGACCCGCTGAGCCGCCGCGAGTTCTGGGGCCTGCTGGGCGACCTGCGCGCGGCCCAGGGCCTGACGATCTTTGTCTGTACGCCCTATATGGATGAGGCTGAGCGCTGCACCGATATCGGGCTGCTCTACCGGGGCCGCATGATCGCCAGCGGATCGCCCCAGCAGATTAAGGCGATGGTCGAGGGGCACCTGATCGAGTTTGCCCCCGCCCCGCTCGCACCCGCGCAGCAGCTGTGCGCTACCCTGGAGGGCGTGCTTGAGACCCAGACCTACGGCGAGAAGCTGCATGTGTTTGTGGATGATCCGGCGCGGCGCGCGGGGCAGATCGCTGCGGCGCTGGCGGCCCATGGTATCGCCCACGACGAGATCCGCCAGATCGAGACGCGGATGGAGGAGGCCTTTATCAGCCTAGTGCGCAGGCAGGCCGATTCCGAGCAGCCGGGGAGGGTATCATGA
- a CDS encoding D-2-hydroxyacid dehydrogenase — MSEATYNLLITSYIEPEFVEQIRAVSPRLHVIYEPDMLPKPRYASDHTNTMQRTPEQQQRWDTLVGQADILFDFDYTHIDTLPERATKARWVQASSAGIGQLVRRRGLAERMPNTIFTTASGIHAQPLAEFCLLAMLMSSRDLRTIQQGQAAHRWQRFGATDLEGRTLGIIGVGNIGKQVARMARAVGMRVIGNKRTTQGVDPASLHLDALYSAQQLPELLGQSEYLILIAPHTDETEKFIGEKELALLPRGAYLINIGRGQTVDEPALIAALQRGQLSGAALDVTAVEPLPADSPLWDMPNVLISPHSAATTDRENARLVRLFCENLRRFLAGEPLENVLDIELLY, encoded by the coding sequence ATGAGCGAAGCGACCTACAACCTCCTGATCACCAGCTACATCGAGCCAGAGTTTGTCGAGCAGATCCGCGCCGTCAGCCCGCGCCTGCACGTCATCTACGAGCCGGACATGCTGCCCAAGCCGCGCTACGCATCCGACCACACCAACACCATGCAGCGCACCCCCGAGCAGCAGCAGCGCTGGGACACGCTGGTCGGCCAAGCCGACATCCTGTTCGATTTCGACTACACCCATATCGACACGCTGCCCGAGCGCGCCACCAAAGCCCGCTGGGTGCAGGCCAGCAGCGCCGGGATCGGCCAGCTGGTGCGGCGGCGCGGCCTGGCCGAGCGTATGCCCAACACCATTTTTACCACCGCCAGCGGCATCCACGCCCAGCCCCTAGCCGAGTTCTGCCTGCTGGCTATGCTTATGTCCAGCCGCGACCTGCGCACCATCCAACAGGGCCAGGCCGCCCACCGCTGGCAGCGCTTCGGCGCGACCGACCTAGAGGGCCGCACGCTGGGCATTATCGGCGTGGGCAACATTGGCAAGCAGGTGGCGCGCATGGCGCGGGCCGTGGGCATGCGCGTGATTGGCAACAAGCGCACCACCCAGGGCGTGGACCCCGCGTCGCTACACCTGGATGCGCTCTACAGCGCCCAGCAGCTACCCGAGCTGCTGGGCCAGAGCGAGTACCTCATCCTGATCGCCCCGCACACCGACGAGACCGAGAAGTTCATTGGGGAAAAAGAGCTGGCGCTGCTGCCCAGGGGCGCGTATCTAATCAACATCGGGCGCGGGCAGACAGTAGATGAGCCAGCCCTGATCGCGGCGCTCCAGCGCGGTCAGCTCTCCGGCGCGGCGCTGGATGTGACCGCCGTGGAACCGCTACCAGCCGACAGCCCGCTGTGGGACATGCCCAACGTCCTGATCTCGCCCCACTCCGCCGCCACCACCGACCGCGAGAACGCCCGCCTCGTACGGCTGTTCTGCGAGAACCTGCGCCGCTTCTTGGCCGGGGAGCCGCTGGAAAACGTGCTCGATATCGAGCTGCTCTACTAG
- a CDS encoding RidA family protein — protein sequence MANFYNPAGLPKPMGYSHAVEARGGRTVYVSGQIPLDAEGNLIGPDDMAAQAEQVFHNIAQALAAAGADFSHVVKLTFFLTDIGQIAAVRAVRDRYINTQQPPASSAVEVRRLARDGLLVEVEAIAVIPD from the coding sequence ATGGCCAACTTTTACAACCCGGCTGGGCTGCCCAAGCCAATGGGCTACAGCCACGCGGTCGAGGCGCGCGGCGGGCGCACGGTCTATGTCTCAGGGCAGATCCCGCTAGATGCCGAGGGCAACCTGATCGGGCCGGATGACATGGCCGCCCAGGCCGAGCAGGTGTTCCACAACATCGCGCAGGCGCTGGCCGCCGCCGGGGCCGACTTCTCGCACGTGGTCAAGCTCACCTTCTTCCTCACCGACATTGGTCAGATCGCCGCGGTGCGCGCGGTCCGCGACCGCTACATCAACACCCAGCAGCCTCCGGCCAGCTCGGCGGTGGAGGTGCGCAGGCTGGCCCGCGACGGGCTGCTGGTCGAGGTCGAGGCGATCGCCGTCATCCCCGACTAG
- a CDS encoding ABC transporter ATP-binding protein, which translates to MSEPHPIVVEHLAKRFGQFTAVDDVSFHVGEGEVFGWLGPNGAGKTTTIRMLLGLLRPTSGRALVLGFDTATQAKQIHARVGYMTQQFTLFNDLTAIENIRFYGGVQGLRPAALRQRSAEIIAMAGLEGREQSLTATLSGGWKQRLALGCAIVHRPQLLFLDEPTAGVDPTSRRQFWELIYAMAKDGVTVLVTTHYMEEAELCQRIGLISQGRLVALDSPAALKRQMRGQVLEITPADPERGMRLLREAQRDGRIPLEEVALYGAQIHAITPDAAAAQASIRQLLESQGIAVRGLVPIAPTLEDVFISSVRAPPP; encoded by the coding sequence ATGAGCGAGCCGCACCCGATTGTGGTAGAGCACTTGGCGAAGCGGTTTGGCCAGTTCACCGCTGTGGATGATGTGAGCTTTCACGTGGGTGAGGGCGAGGTGTTCGGCTGGCTTGGCCCCAATGGCGCGGGCAAGACCACCACGATCCGCATGCTGCTGGGCCTTCTGCGGCCGACATCCGGCAGGGCCTTGGTGCTGGGATTCGACACCGCGACGCAGGCCAAGCAGATACACGCCCGCGTGGGCTATATGACCCAGCAGTTCACGCTGTTTAACGACCTGACGGCGATTGAAAATATCCGCTTCTACGGGGGCGTGCAGGGCCTGCGCCCCGCCGCGCTGCGCCAGCGCAGCGCTGAGATCATCGCCATGGCGGGTCTGGAGGGGCGCGAGCAGAGCCTTACGGCCACGCTCTCGGGCGGCTGGAAGCAGCGGCTGGCCCTGGGCTGCGCCATCGTGCATCGCCCGCAGCTGCTGTTCCTGGATGAGCCGACCGCAGGTGTCGACCCGACCAGCCGACGGCAGTTCTGGGAGCTGATCTACGCTATGGCGAAGGATGGTGTGACCGTGCTGGTGACGACGCACTATATGGAGGAGGCCGAGCTGTGCCAACGGATCGGCCTGATCTCCCAGGGGCGGCTGGTGGCGCTCGACTCGCCCGCCGCGCTCAAGCGCCAGATGCGCGGGCAGGTGCTGGAGATCACCCCCGCCGACCCCGAGCGCGGTATGCGGCTGCTGAGGGAGGCCCAGCGGGATGGGCGCATCCCGCTGGAAGAGGTTGCGCTCTACGGGGCGCAGATCCACGCTATCACGCCGGATGCGGCGGCGGCGCAGGCCAGCATCCGGCAGCTGCTGGAGTCCCAGGGCATCGCGGTGCGCGGCCTGGTGCCGATCGCGCCCACCCTGGAGGATGTGTTCATCTCTTCGGTGCGCGCGCCACCGCCCTAG
- a CDS encoding ABC transporter permease — MGKIYNRLEGEKKARKAMFQRIWSLIQKEFIQVGREKATLIMLLIAPFLQLVIIASSIHMDITHIPLIVADQSNDARSRAYLDAMVSSGSFDIAAHAASEDEIIRMIDAGQATIGLVIPPDFAARVERGTAQVLLVMDGSNAFSAQSAASAAAAIAQQYAIGTTQRQIAPPLTAHITILYNPALKDLWFMIPGLIANTLQAQTLGLTAMAVVRERERGTIEALLVTPIRPIELMLAKTIPNLAIVACNIITVLVLSTTLFGVPFAGNLGLFIVLCCIYAVCGLGLGLVISTVAQSQTQAMQFTVLITFVAMFLSGFLFPSYALPPLLKALGYVFPLTYFIPISRGIFLKGVGIPELWGPVLALLGLLAAILFASAKLFRQSLD, encoded by the coding sequence ATGGGCAAGATCTACAACCGCCTGGAGGGGGAAAAGAAAGCGAGAAAAGCTATGTTCCAACGGATCTGGTCGCTGATCCAAAAAGAGTTTATTCAGGTGGGGCGCGAGAAAGCTACGCTGATCATGCTGCTGATCGCGCCGTTTCTCCAGCTTGTGATCATCGCAAGCTCTATTCATATGGACATCACGCACATACCGCTGATTGTGGCCGATCAGAGTAATGACGCTCGCAGCCGGGCCTATCTGGACGCCATGGTTAGCTCTGGCTCGTTTGATATAGCCGCGCATGCAGCTAGCGAGGATGAGATCATCCGCATGATCGATGCGGGGCAGGCAACTATTGGGCTGGTCATCCCGCCGGACTTTGCGGCGCGGGTCGAGCGCGGTACGGCGCAGGTGCTGCTGGTGATGGATGGCTCAAACGCCTTCTCGGCGCAGTCGGCAGCTAGCGCCGCCGCCGCCATCGCGCAGCAGTATGCCATTGGCACTACCCAGCGCCAGATCGCCCCGCCGCTCACTGCCCATATCACTATTCTCTACAACCCGGCGCTAAAAGATCTGTGGTTCATGATCCCTGGATTGATCGCCAACACGCTGCAGGCCCAGACCCTGGGCTTGACCGCCATGGCTGTGGTGCGCGAGCGCGAGCGCGGCACGATCGAGGCGCTGCTGGTCACGCCCATCCGGCCTATCGAGCTGATGCTGGCAAAGACCATCCCTAATCTGGCCATCGTCGCGTGCAATATCATCACGGTGCTGGTCCTAAGCACCACGCTGTTTGGCGTGCCTTTTGCAGGCAACCTCGGCCTATTTATTGTGCTCTGCTGTATCTACGCGGTCTGTGGGCTAGGGCTGGGGCTGGTGATCTCCACTGTGGCCCAGAGCCAGACCCAGGCGATGCAGTTTACCGTGCTGATCACCTTTGTGGCCATGTTCCTCTCGGGGTTTTTGTTCCCATCCTACGCGCTGCCGCCGCTGCTGAAGGCCCTGGGGTATGTTTTCCCGCTCACCTACTTCATCCCGATCTCGCGGGGCATCTTTCTCAAGGGTGTGGGCATCCCCGAGCTATGGGGGCCGGTGCTGGCGCTGCTTGGGCTGCTTGCCGCCATCCTGTTTGCCAGCGCCAAGCTCTTTCGCCAGAGCCTGGACTGA
- a CDS encoding HlyD family efflux transporter periplasmic adaptor subunit: MRARIIAVILLLAVGAGWWWWAQNANASTQGLRITGSGTVEADTIAITSEVSGQIRSLAVDEGQDVEIGQTLAVLDTALLDAQLGQAQAAVSVAKANLALARAGARPEDIATAQAQVDHAQAQRDGAAKAYEHALTILKDPQDLDAQVVQAQSQRDTAQRNLAQLRASARPEDLSAAQASLSQSQASAQAARDRLSAAKTDAEAQVQQAALALTQAQASYAQAKSNWDYVQETGKDPIDPRVTDSSGKEKDNKVSDGQRAGYYAAYAQAEARLRSAEAAVQQAQVAAEAARQAEVTGVQQADTQVQQADAALAKLRNGATKEALALAETALANAQKALDVARQMRANPLQLQAAADAAKAQLEAADATLAQAKAQLEQAKSGSRPEQIQAAEAAVQQAQAAQRQIEVQIAKATVVAPSGGVVLSRVLHAGELASAGATLLTIGTLDTVHLTLYIAETEIGQVRQGQRAQVTVDSFPGRVFDGTVTYIAQEAQFTPRNVQTKDQRTTTVFAVKVTIPNQDHALKPGMPADGVIIE, translated from the coding sequence ATGAGAGCACGTATTATCGCAGTGATCCTGCTGCTTGCTGTTGGGGCTGGCTGGTGGTGGTGGGCGCAGAACGCCAATGCCTCGACCCAGGGCCTTAGGATCACCGGCTCGGGGACGGTCGAGGCCGACACTATTGCGATCACCTCCGAGGTGTCAGGGCAGATCCGATCGCTGGCGGTGGATGAGGGGCAGGATGTCGAAATTGGCCAGACCCTGGCCGTGCTGGATACGGCGCTGCTGGATGCCCAGCTTGGCCAGGCCCAGGCCGCCGTGAGCGTGGCCAAGGCAAATCTGGCGCTGGCCAGGGCTGGCGCGCGCCCCGAGGATATAGCCACGGCCCAGGCCCAGGTCGATCACGCCCAGGCCCAGCGCGATGGCGCGGCCAAGGCCTATGAACATGCCCTCACCATCCTCAAGGACCCGCAGGATCTGGATGCCCAGGTGGTGCAGGCCCAATCCCAGCGCGATACGGCCCAGCGCAATCTGGCCCAGCTACGCGCCAGCGCCCGCCCCGAGGATCTGAGCGCGGCCCAGGCCAGCCTGTCTCAGTCCCAGGCCAGCGCGCAGGCCGCCCGCGACAGGCTCTCGGCGGCAAAAACCGATGCTGAGGCCCAGGTGCAGCAGGCCGCCTTGGCGCTGACCCAAGCCCAGGCCAGCTATGCGCAGGCCAAGAGCAACTGGGACTATGTGCAGGAGACCGGCAAAGACCCGATCGACCCACGCGTGACCGACAGCAGCGGTAAGGAAAAAGATAACAAGGTGAGCGACGGCCAGCGCGCGGGCTACTATGCCGCCTATGCCCAGGCCGAGGCCCGGCTGCGCAGCGCCGAGGCGGCGGTGCAGCAGGCCCAGGTCGCCGCCGAGGCCGCGCGCCAGGCCGAGGTCACGGGGGTGCAGCAGGCCGACACGCAGGTGCAGCAGGCCGATGCGGCGCTGGCCAAGCTGCGCAACGGCGCGACCAAAGAGGCGCTGGCGCTGGCCGAGACCGCGCTGGCAAATGCCCAGAAGGCGCTGGATGTGGCCAGGCAGATGCGGGCAAACCCGCTGCAGCTCCAGGCGGCAGCCGACGCGGCCAAGGCCCAGCTTGAGGCCGCCGATGCGACGCTGGCCCAGGCCAAGGCCCAGCTTGAGCAGGCCAAGAGCGGGTCGCGCCCCGAGCAGATCCAGGCCGCCGAGGCGGCGGTGCAGCAGGCCCAGGCCGCCCAGCGCCAGATCGAGGTCCAGATCGCCAAGGCCACGGTTGTGGCCCCAAGCGGCGGGGTGGTGCTCAGCCGCGTGCTGCACGCGGGCGAGCTGGCATCCGCTGGGGCAACCCTGCTCACCATCGGCACGCTCGACACGGTCCACTTGACGCTCTACATTGCCGAGACCGAGATCGGGCAGGTGCGCCAGGGCCAGCGCGCCCAGGTGACAGTAGATAGTTTCCCTGGCCGCGTGTTCGATGGCACTGTCACCTACATCGCCCAGGAGGCTCAGTTTACCCCGCGCAATGTGCAGACAAAAGATCAGCGCACCACCACGGTCTTTGCGGTCAAGGTGACGATCCCCAACCAAGATCACGCGCTCAAGCCGGGTATGCCCGCCGATGGCGTGATCATCGAGTAG
- a CDS encoding ABC transporter permease, which produces MRNALRRLFALVEKEVTQMLRDRRSLVLLLSLPLVQLFLFAYAVSMTVDHLPTAIVDQSDDQSSRAFIQSLTSSQVFDWTIRLQSEEQVLQALDRGQAKVGVIIPPDFAARTQRGSANVMILLDGSDSFSVRTGYAGAAQIAQRYAADLTAITVARRGGGLSASVGSSALPITTQTRMLYNPDQIDKWFIVPGLIGLILQTLAVQQVALMIVRDRETGAIEQILATPARPAEIVLSKLIPLLVLCVLTTLVALAVGVFWFRVPFRGSLLIYLLLSTLFIVASLGLGLLLSARAKTQWQAYQMSAMPMSLGTFMGGVLYPREAMPIGAQILSDIFPLTYFVRISRGIITKGVGMEFLAGDTIALLIYAVITILLASRTFLPRLD; this is translated from the coding sequence ATGAGAAATGCGCTACGTCGTCTTTTTGCCCTGGTGGAGAAAGAGGTGACACAGATGCTGCGTGACCGCCGCTCGCTGGTGCTGCTGCTCTCGCTGCCGCTGGTGCAGCTCTTCCTGTTTGCCTACGCCGTATCGATGACGGTTGATCATCTGCCCACCGCGATTGTCGATCAGAGCGACGATCAGTCCAGCCGCGCCTTTATCCAGTCGCTCACATCTTCGCAGGTCTTCGACTGGACCATCCGCCTGCAGAGCGAGGAGCAGGTGCTCCAGGCCTTGGACCGAGGCCAGGCCAAGGTGGGCGTGATCATCCCGCCCGACTTCGCCGCGCGCACCCAGCGCGGCAGCGCCAATGTGATGATCCTGCTGGATGGCTCGGACTCGTTCAGCGTGCGCACTGGCTACGCCGGGGCCGCGCAGATCGCGCAGCGCTATGCCGCCGACCTCACCGCCATCACCGTGGCGCGGCGCGGTGGCGGCCTGAGCGCCTCGGTAGGCTCTTCGGCGCTGCCGATCACCACCCAGACGCGGATGCTCTATAACCCTGACCAGATCGATAAATGGTTTATCGTGCCTGGGCTGATCGGCCTGATCCTTCAGACATTGGCGGTGCAGCAGGTGGCCCTGATGATTGTGCGCGATCGAGAGACTGGCGCGATCGAGCAGATTCTGGCCACACCTGCGCGTCCCGCCGAGATCGTGCTGAGCAAGCTCATCCCGCTGCTGGTGCTGTGCGTGCTCACCACTTTGGTGGCGCTGGCCGTCGGGGTCTTCTGGTTCCGTGTGCCGTTTCGCGGCAGCCTGCTGATCTATCTGCTGCTCTCGACCCTATTTATTGTGGCTAGCCTGGGGCTGGGGCTGCTGCTTTCGGCGCGCGCCAAGACACAGTGGCAGGCCTACCAGATGAGCGCAATGCCGATGTCGCTGGGCACGTTTATGGGCGGCGTGCTCTACCCGCGCGAGGCGATGCCGATAGGCGCGCAGATCCTCAGCGATATCTTTCCGCTCACCTACTTTGTGCGGATCTCGCGCGGCATTATCACCAAGGGTGTGGGCATGGAGTTTCTGGCGGGCGACACCATCGCGCTGCTGATCTACGCGGTCATCACCATTTTACTGGCTAGCCGCACGTTTCTGCCGCGCCTCGACTAG